The Candidatus Eremiobacteraceae bacterium DNA segment CAGCAGCATACCGATGACGGAGTCGTTGCCGCGCGCGAACAGCAGCCGCAGCGCGACCTGGACGATCGAGCTCTCGCTCACGCGCTGCTCGAATGCAAGCGTGCGCAAGCGATCGCCCTGGTCGGACGGGACGTTCACCGAAAGCTTGACCTGGGGCTTGTATCGTTCCCCAGAATCGGCGCGGCGATCCGCGTGTTCTCTGATGCGTGCGATGATGGTGGTGGCCTCCGAGAGCGGCATTAGCAACCGCAATGGTTGCTTGATGCTACATGCTAGAGGCTTGCTCTGACCTGCCTGGGAATCCTATGAGAAGAAGTCGTGAAGACTGTTGGTTAGGGCGATTTTGGCTTGCGCCTAGGCCCGGCGCCCTTGCGGCGCAACATGGCTCCCAACGCGGCGTCGTCCCGAGCCTTGAAGAACGAGGCGAGCGCGAACTCGATCACGGAACTTGCTGAAACGCGCTGATAATGCGCGAAGGCGCGCAGATGCTCGATCAGATCCAGCGGCAGCGTGTGTGAAATAGTCGCATAGGAAGCCTTGCGGCGGGGCGGTGCTAGGGACGCACCAGTTGAAGCGCCATCTAACAGCTTCAGCGAGGGCACCCCGCCACCGGCCACCCGCAGGGCGCGCCGCTTGAGTTTTGCCATCCTACCCCGTTCCTCGGGAGAAAGCGATGGCCTGTCGGGTTTCGAATCTGAACGCAAGGCGACATGACATGTACGAACTGCCACATGCGATTAGTTGGTCGGCAGAGTAACGCCCCGCTTTCATGCAAGTCATCGCTGACACGAACTCACCGGAAAGGGAACAACACCGTTGTCGAATGACGCAAAGTCCCGCGCGATCGCGCGCCTGATCCAGACCAGCGCCCTCGTCGCGCTCTTTTTCGCCTTCGGATCGCAAGCGCGCGCCGCGACGACCATCGCCGACGCGTCGCCGGCACCGTCCCCGACCCCCATGAAGGACACAAAACTCCACGCATGGGTCACACCATATCTATGGCTGCCGACGATTCACGGACAATTGAATTTCACCATCCCGACGACGGGCGGCAACGTCGGCCTGACGGTCGTGCCCAGCCAGTACACGCCCAAGCTCGCCTCGGGCGCGTTGTTCACCGCCGGCGTTCAAAAGGGCGACTGGGGCTTGATGACCGACCTGGTCTACCTGAACCTCACCGCGGTGAGCGACGGTATCACGTCGATCACCGGTCCAGGCGGCATGCTGACGATCCCTATCGCCACGAGCGTCCAATCGCGCTACACGCAGACCATCTGGACGACCGCCGCGACCTATAACCTCGCGCCCGGTTCGCCGCCGCAGAACTTCGACGCGCTGGTCGGCTTCCGTTACGCGAACGCGAGCCCGTCGGTCACGTGGAATTTCACGGGGCCGGAAGGGTTGCTTGGAGTGTCGGGCAGCCACAAAGAGAGCGTCAACCTGTGGGACGGCATCGTCGGCCTCAAGGGCAAGTTCGATCTGAGCAAGGACAGTAAATGGTACGCACCGTTCTACGGCGATATCGGGAGCGGCGGAGCCTTCACCTGGCAGGCCTTTGGCGGCGTGGGTTACGGTTCGCCGAACGGCGGCAGCGTCGTGGTGGGATACCGCGATCTGTACTACAACATGTACAACGGCGGCGTGCTGCACAACATCAACTTGGGCGGGCCGCTGGTCGGCTACACGTTCAGACTGTAGTACCAGTTGATCAAACAATTCACGGCCGGCGTCATCCTCGCACTAGCGCTCGGGGCTCCGTTGCTGGCGCGCGCCGATGACCAGCCGTCCCCAGCTCCGGCCGGTGCCGCGTCGGCAGCTGACCTGGTGGCGGCCGAAAAAGCGCTGATCAAACAGTCGCAAAATCCGGTCGGCAATCTCGGTGTGCTGCCGATCCAGCCAAACTTCTACTACGGTCAGGGCCAGTACCAGCGCACACAGACGGTGACCAACGTCCAACCGGTCATCCCGATCGCTTTGAGCAAGCGATGGAACGTCATCTCGCGCACGATCGTCCCGATCATCAACACTCCATCTTCGGTGCCGCCGTCGCAGTGCAACTCGACGATCGGCTGCCCGACACTCACCGGCTTCGGCGACATCCAGCAGCAGACGTATTTCACGCCGGCCAAGCCCGCTACGGTCACATGGGGCGCCGGGCCGATCTTCCAGTTCGCGACCGCATCGCCCAATCTCGGACCGGTCGGAACCCACCAGACCGCGGCTGGCGTGAACGTCGTTGGTCTCATCATGCCCGGAAATTTCGTGATCGGGGTGCTCGGGACTCAGTTGTGGAGCATCGGCGGCTCGAGCCCGACCAACCCCGCCGTCAACTCGATGCTCGTCCAACCTTTCATCAACTATAACTTCGGAAAGGGCTGGGCGCTCACGACGGCACCGAACATCACGGCGAACTTCGCTGCGACGCCCGGCCAGGCGTGGATCGTTCCGCTCGGCCTCGGCTTGACCAAGACATTCAGGTTGGCGACCACGCCCATGCAATTCGGTGTGCAGTACTATAGCAATATCGTGAGACCAAATCTCGCGCCAAGCACGCAGCTCAAGTTCGTGCTGTCGTTCCTCTTCCCGGTCAAGCGGCGCTACACCGGGCCGTAGATCACCACGCAGGGTGGAGAGTCGTGTTCGACGTTGACGACGCGGGAGTACCGTTCGAATCCGAGTGGCCGGCGCTGCTCGCGAACTACGACCGGCCGATTCCGCGCTACACGAGCTATCCGCCCGTGCCGGCCTGGAGCGGTGGTCGACCCGAGGCACGAGCCAGGATAGAAGGCGAAGCGCGGAGCGCCGGAACCGCCGCGATGTACGTACATGTGCCGTTTTGTCCATCGCTGTGCTATTACTGCGCCTGCAATCGCTGCATCACCAAAGACCAGGTGCTCGTGGATCGTTATCTCGACGCCGTCGAGGGCGAGCTCGAGCAAGTCGCGCGTCGGGCGCGTGGGCTGCGCCTGGCGGTGCTGCATTGGGGCGGCGGAACGCCCAACAGTTTGCAGCCGTCTCAGATGAGCAGGCTGTTCGAGGCGATCGCAAGCCGCTTCCAGATCGACGACAGCGCCGAGATATCCATCGAGATCGATCCGCGACTGGCGAGCCAAGCGCAGATCGCGCATCTCGGACGGCTTGGCTTCAATCGTCTGAGCGCCGGCGTTCAAGACTTCAACGCGCAGACCCAAGCCGCGATTCACAGAACGCAGAGCATCGCGCAGACTGCGGCGGCGATCGGTTGGGCGCGCGATGCCCGGATCGGGAACATCAACATCGACCTTATCTACGGTCTGCCGCACCAGCGCCGCGCGACGTTCGCGCAAACCGTTAGCGAGGTGCAACGGCTCGCGCCGGAAACCGTCGCCATGTACGCCTACGCCCACGTGCCTTGGGTCAACCATGCGCAGCGCTCTTACGAAGAGTCGCTCCCCTCGCAACTCGAGAAGTTCGGGATGCTTGTGGACGCGACCAGGTCGTTTGCGGCTGCTGGCTACGAACAGATCGGGATCGACCATTTCGCGGCGCGCAATAGCGATCTTGCTCGCGCCGCTCGTAGCGGAAGTTTGCAACGCTCGTTCATGGGTTACACACGGGTCAGAGCCGAGACGCTCGTCGGCATCGGCGCGAGCGCCATTTCAAGCAGCTTCGATGCGTTCGCTCAGAACCGCTCCGACGTGGTCGAATACATCGCATCGGCCCGGACCGG contains these protein-coding regions:
- the hemN gene encoding oxygen-independent coproporphyrinogen III oxidase; translated protein: MFDVDDAGVPFESEWPALLANYDRPIPRYTSYPPVPAWSGGRPEARARIEGEARSAGTAAMYVHVPFCPSLCYYCACNRCITKDQVLVDRYLDAVEGELEQVARRARGLRLAVLHWGGGTPNSLQPSQMSRLFEAIASRFQIDDSAEISIEIDPRLASQAQIAHLGRLGFNRLSAGVQDFNAQTQAAIHRTQSIAQTAAAIGWARDARIGNINIDLIYGLPHQRRATFAQTVSEVQRLAPETVAMYAYAHVPWVNHAQRSYEESLPSQLEKFGMLVDATRSFAAAGYEQIGIDHFAARNSDLARAARSGSLQRSFMGYTRVRAETLVGIGASAISSSFDAFAQNRSDVVEYIASARTGDLTARGCLLGDEDRVRRRIISDIMTSGVVRADERILADLAIDGFDGVIADGLAVLDMNGLRLTKLGRLFARNVAVCFDAYAQGQRRQASAV